CAAGTAAATGCTCAAAAAGACTATCATCTACTTCAATTTGAAATTGACCTAAATTAACAAGATTACCAGAAGTAGATTTATTAAAAAATGAAGTTGGATTTTTTATATAGGTCATTTCTATAACCTTTTAGTATTTAAAATGAAGTGTGTCAAATTATTTATAAGAATTTGGCACACTTCATTTTAAGTCTTAATTAAGTGTTTTTCCACGCATAGCTACTACCTCTATTAATATATTTTAATCATATTAAAATATGCGATTAATTTCAAGATTTAAAAAATAGTATTACTGAACTCAAAAAAACCTATTAATACTTTTCCAAAAACACAAATTGTAAAAACCATTCCCAAAAACCTCTAAGTATTCCCCCTGCAAAAACTCTCCTTACTAATTTTTACAAATAATTTTTTTTACTTTAAAATGTATTTTAGTATATAATTGACCACAAACTACATATTAATTTATTTTTTTTTAAAACCTAAAAAATTGTTACAAAAAAACATTTACCTATAATTGTCCCAAGTCATATTAACCTCGCCTTAATACTAATTACTGCTCAAAAAGCTTAATTCACTATACAATTACATGAAAAGATTCTTTATAAATGCGCTCAACAAATAATTATAGCTGAGCTTATTAAAGTAGAAATTAACATAGATATTGCTACTGATTTATCTTTTAGGTAATATTGTAGTGAGATTGCTTAGAAAGCATTATGTTTTTGAAAGAATATCTTTAATCTTACGCTTGAAAAGGTTGTGGTAAACTTAAATCTAATATTAAAGACTTTGATAACAATACTGATACTAAGTGTAATGCACTTGTCAAAAAAATTAATACTTTAGAAAAGTACAACAAATGGATATTTAGTTCAACCTTTAAATTATGATTAAAAACTCTTATTAGTCTATAACCTCTTAATACTTAAGTAAATAAGTAGTCCCCCATAGCCCTTGATTATAAAATCAGTAACTTATTAATCAAATACCAAACTTAACATTAATCTTTACTAGAATTTGAAAATCTGTCTCATTAGCATTATATCGTTAAGCAATTTATCATATTAATTGAGTTGGTCTCTTTGTCAGATCCAGCATCAAAACCGTTACCAATTGAGTTACTAAAATTAACAATACTCTTAGTACCCTTAGTAGGCAATCTAAACTCATTAAACCAACGCTAATATACTACCTCTACTACTTTCTTGTTTAGTTTTCACATTTAACTATAATATTTTTATTATTTTTATTAAAATACTGGTTTACTTTTTAGTTATAATTGCGTTATCATAAATTACGGTAACTCATAAACAAGGAGATTTAAATGGAAAGTACCAAAAAGACCACCAATAAATATCAACATAAATTAATCGTCTTAATATCTACAATAAATTATATGAATTTAATGTTTAAAAAGTACACTCAAAACTATATTCTTTATTACTTTAATAATAATATGAAAAAAAACGGTTACAAACCTGCTAAAATTAAAACTCTACAAAATTATCTTTATAAGTTAGAAAAAGTATTCAAAGTAACTATGAATTATCACAGACATTTAGGTGTTAATATGGGGACTGAAATTCATTACACACTTAAATATTCTAAGAAAGAATGTTACCACATAATCAATAAATACTTTAAAGAAAAAAAAGATGAAAGACATAGAAAACGTGTTAATGCTTACATTGAAAAAACTTTCATTAAAAATAGTAATGTAGAAAAATGGGAGTGTTATAATAATAATTATAATAAAATAGAAGAGAAACAAAAAGATGTCAAATCTATAGAAAAACTGCAGATAAAAAAATATGCTAGAAAATGTAACTTTAAATCAAATACTTTCTTTTCTATTTTGAATTTAGAATTGGAAAAAAATGCTATAATTGAAATATTAAAAGCATTTAAAAAAACCGAAGACTTCTTTACAAAAGATATGTATAAAAAAAAAATTAGTGCCACACCAAAAACAAATAGACTTAAGAATAAGCAACAAAAATTAAAAAAAATACTAAATGAAACCAAGATTAATTTGGAAAGTGAAGGATATAACAATACACAATTAAAAATTCAAATACAAAATGTATATGAAAAATACAAGTATAAACCACATTTTATCGTAGAAAATTATAAATATAATGATTTAGAAAAAGTAATAGAAAAACTAAAAAAGTCGGTTAAACTTATTAAAGAAACTACAAAGGATAATGAAAACAATATTAAAAACAACATGTTTAGCATACTTCTTGATCAGCTGAAAAATAAAGCAGATATGTCAGTGTTAATTCCAACACTAAAGGATTATTTAAGAAAAAAAGACAAATTGGAATATAATAAGCTGTTTAGCAATTATTATTATTATGAACTTTTGAAGTTGATAAATAATTATTATTATTTATCAACTTCAAAAGGATTTGAAAAAACATCAGTTAAGGATTAACATGAAGAACCTATTAGAACGCCTTAAAAAGAAGGAATGGGAACTCAAAGGGAAAAGAGAAAAACCCATTTTTGTTAAGATAGAAAGCAAAAATAACAAAACTTTATATCACACAAAGATAATGAATGATCTGTATATATCTGAAGTTAATAAAAATCAAAGAAATAAATTCTTTATTTCTTTTAGAGGATTATTTAACCAAGAGAAAATAGAATCTTTTCATTTATTTGCTTTAAGAGACGACGATAAATTTTTAGGTATCTTTTATGGTTATAGAAAACCAATCAAGAATGTAGTAACGAAGTATGAAGAAAACGGTATCATTAAGACATCTACTTTTTCAAAAGCATATTACATAGAATTTAGATTTAAAAAAGGTAGTGTTTTTTGTTATCTTTTAGGAATTTCTTATTTGCTTCGAAGGGAAAAGTCTCACAAAAAATATTATGATTCCTTAGTAAAAACACTTTTAAACTTGGAAAATCAAATATACAATTTTTACGATAAAAAGTTACCTGATGGGGGAATTATAACCAAATGGATAGAAAAAAACCTACAATAATCACCATTGCATCTATTAAAGGTGGCGTTGGAAAGAGTACAAGTTCAATCATACTTTCAACCTTATTATCTCAAAAATATAAAGTTCTTTTAATAGATATGGATACTCAGGCTTCTACTACTAGTTACTACTTTAATGCAATAGTAGAACAAAATAAATTTAACATAGTTTCTAAGAATATATATAGAGTCCTTAAAGGCACTTTAAATATTAATAAGGCTATTGCAACAATAGACAAAAACTTAGATTTAATACCCAGTTATTTAAGTTTGCACTTATTTAACAAAGAGGCTATCAATTTCAAAGAGCTGAAACTAAATGAGGCTTTAAATTTTTTAGACATAAAGTATGATTATGTAATATTAGATACGAATCCTAGTTTAGATTTTACTTTAACAAATGCTTTAGTTGTTAGTAATTCTATATTAATTCCAATGACAGCAGAAAAATGGGCTGTTGAAAGCCTACAGATATTAGAATTTTATATAAGAGAATTAAAGTTAAAAATTCCAACTTTTATTTTTATTACAAAATTTAAAAGAAATAATTCACATAAGTTTTTATTAGAAAATTTACAGTTAAAGAAAAATTTTTTGGGTTTTATATCTGAAAGAGAGGATTTGAACAAAAAAATAGCAGAAAATAACATTTTTGACTTTAAAAGAGATTATATGAAAGAATATCAAAGTCTGTTGGACCTTCTTTTAGAAAAGACTGAATTTAAAAATGAAATTTAATAGAATCTAATTCTATATTTATAAAGGAGTAAATACATGTTGTTCAGAATCTGAACGATTGGTAAATATAATATATGAATATAAAGATAAATAATAGAATTTTAGTAAATGAAGAAGAACAAGATGATGTGATGAATTATTATAACTCTTTGAAAGAAAAATTGAAAGAGAATTTTAAAAGAGAAATTCATTATAAAGTAGAGGCTATTAAAATTTTAAAAGAAATCAAAGATAATGAATATTATAAATTGGATAATTACAATAGCTTTGAAAGCTTTGTTAAACAATATAAAGTGGCTAAAACTCAAGCATATGCATATTTGAAGTTAGCCAATGCATTACAAAATGGTATCCTTGAAGAAGGTTATATCATAGAGAATGGGATTCATAA
This DNA window, taken from Borrelia coriaceae, encodes the following:
- a CDS encoding ParA family protein, whose amino-acid sequence is MDRKKPTIITIASIKGGVGKSTSSIILSTLLSQKYKVLLIDMDTQASTTSYYFNAIVEQNKFNIVSKNIYRVLKGTLNINKAIATIDKNLDLIPSYLSLHLFNKEAINFKELKLNEALNFLDIKYDYVILDTNPSLDFTLTNALVVSNSILIPMTAEKWAVESLQILEFYIRELKLKIPTFIFITKFKRNNSHKFLLENLQLKKNFLGFISEREDLNKKIAENNIFDFKRDYMKEYQSLLDLLLEKTEFKNEI
- a CDS encoding plasmid maintenance protein yields the protein MESTKKTTNKYQHKLIVLISTINYMNLMFKKYTQNYILYYFNNNMKKNGYKPAKIKTLQNYLYKLEKVFKVTMNYHRHLGVNMGTEIHYTLKYSKKECYHIINKYFKEKKDERHRKRVNAYIEKTFIKNSNVEKWECYNNNYNKIEEKQKDVKSIEKLQIKKYARKCNFKSNTFFSILNLELEKNAIIEILKAFKKTEDFFTKDMYKKKISATPKTNRLKNKQQKLKKILNETKINLESEGYNNTQLKIQIQNVYEKYKYKPHFIVENYKYNDLEKVIEKLKKSVKLIKETTKDNENNIKNNMFSILLDQLKNKADMSVLIPTLKDYLRKKDKLEYNKLFSNYYYYELLKLINNYYYLSTSKGFEKTSVKD
- a CDS encoding DUF226 domain-containing protein, yielding MKNLLERLKKKEWELKGKREKPIFVKIESKNNKTLYHTKIMNDLYISEVNKNQRNKFFISFRGLFNQEKIESFHLFALRDDDKFLGIFYGYRKPIKNVVTKYEENGIIKTSTFSKAYYIEFRFKKGSVFCYLLGISYLLRREKSHKKYYDSLVKTLLNLENQIYNFYDKKLPDGGIITKWIEKNLQ
- a CDS encoding chromosome replication/partitioning protein, whose translation is MNIKINNRILVNEEEQDDVMNYYNSLKEKLKENFKREIHYKVEAIKILKEIKDNEYYKLDNYNSFESFVKQYKVAKTQAYAYLKLANALQNGILEEGYIIENGIHNSLVLIENKKNKTMKKSRQKPIRSLRFQFENQESYDFYKKNAKFTSFLMDVLFREKKDLLEEFMKKYKNLKCN